GTTGGACCCTAACCGCGACCCCCGACAGAAACCACTCGTGAGCAATCCTCGCCACGGAATCCCGAGCACCGGAATAATGCCGCTCGATCGGGGTAGCCTCGTGCGGTGCACGCGTCCGGAGCGACCCCGCTGCTAGCTGACAGCAGCCGTCCCCTTTTCGAATGGCGCTGGGTCGAACGCAACGCGGACGCGATCGTGCAGCGACTGGGCGAGCACATCGCGCTCACCGCCACCGCGCTCGGCATCGGCCTGGTGTTGTCGCTGGTACTGGCCACCCTGTGCCTGCGCTATAGCTGGTTCTATCCGTTCGTCGTGGGCACCGCCGGCGCGCTGTATGTGATCCCGAGCCTCGGCGCGTTCGCGTTGCTGGTCCCGCTGCTCGGCTTCTCCTTCGCCACGGCGGTGATCCCGCTGGCGACGTACACGCTGCTGATCCTGATCCGCAACATCGTGACCGGCGTGCAGCAAGTGCCCGCCGAAGTGCGCGAAGCCGCGATCGGCATGGGCTTCACGCCGCGACGGCTGTTGTGGCAGGTGGAACTGCCGCTCGCGCTGCCGGTGGTGATCGCCGGCCTGCGAGTGGCCGCGGTGACGACGATCGGCCTGGTCACCGTCACCTCGCTGCTCGGCATGGGCGGGCTCGGCTACTTCATCCGCGCCGGGATCCAGACGACGATCCCGAACCCGAGCCCGATCATCGTCGGCGTGGTGCTGTCGATCGCGCTGGCCGTGCTGGTCGATTTGCTGCTGTGGCTGGGCGAACGCGCGCTGGCCCCATGGGCGCGGAGGGTCCGATGAGCTTTTTCGCGCAGCTGAGCCAATGGCTGGCCGACCCGAACCGATGGAGCTGGACAGATCCGGCCGGGATCCCCTTCCGGACCGTCCAGCACCTGTGGTTTTCCGCACTGTCGCTGGTGATCGCGATGGCACTGACGGTGCCGCTGGCGCTCTGGCTCGCGCACTACCGGCGCGGCCAGTTCCTGGCCAGCAGCGCGGTGAACATCGGCCGCGCGATCCCGAGCTTCGGGCTGATCATCCTGTTCTGGTTCCTGGCCAGCCGCTGGGGCGCGAACACGGACTTCTGGCCGCTGCTGCTCGCCCTCGTCGCGCTGGCGCTGCCGCCGCTGTTCACCAACACCTATGCCGGCGTGGTGCAGCTGGAGCAGGAAGTGGTCGACGCGGCGCGCGGCACCGGGTACCGCGAATGGCAGATCATGCTGCGTGTGGAGCTGCCGCTGGCGTCGCCGGTGATCGTGGCCGCCGCGCGCGTCGCTTTCCTGCAACTGGTGGCGACCGTCGCGATCGGCGCGATCGTGAATGACGGCGGCGGTCTGGGCCGCTACATCGTGGACGGTTTCGCCCTCGGCGAGCAGGGCCACGGCGAGATTTTCGGCGGCGGGCTGGCGGTGGTGATCCTGGCACTGGTCTGCGAAGGGGTGTTCGCCCTGTTGACCAAGCTGGCTACGCCTCGTGGCCTGGCGTTGCAGCAGGCCCGCCGGAGCTCGTGACTCGCGAGGCTGACGAGAACCGGCCTGGCCAGTCACGACATGCCGCGGCCAGCCTCTCGATTTCCGGCCCCAGCGACCGGTCGACCACCGCTGGTTCGATCCGGTCGGCGAGCCAGCCGTAGACGTCGGCGAGCCTCGGCGCGCCTGTGCCTTTGAGGTAGCGCGCCTGCCGCGCCGCGATCAACTCGCTCGCCGTGATCGCGAAGAACCGGTCGATCGTCTCCTCCAGCTCAACGCCGGCTCGGCTGGCAAACGCTTGCACGTCCTCCTGACCAGCCGAAGTGTCCAGCGAGCCGAGCGTCGCGGGCGCGGCCAGCCGACGCATCGCGTGCAACTCGCCCGCCGCTCGTTTGTGCAGGGGGGTCAGCCCGGCCTGCGGGCCCGGATCCACCGCGAGCTGCGCGGGCAGCCCGCTGAATTGCGGGTCGAGCAGCCGGTGCAGCCGCTGTACGGAGACCTCCGCCGCGTGGATGAGCGCGGCCTTGGCCGCGTCCATCCGCAGCCCGAGTTCGACCGCGTGATAGCCGGTAGTCGGGACGAAGCGCCCGTCGAGGAAGGCGGGAGAGTCCGACGGCGTCGCTTCGGACTCCCGCAACGTTTCTTCCAGCTCGCCGGCGGTCTTGGCCAGGTAATCGAGCACCCTCGGCCCCACCCGCAGCGAAATCGGCGCCTGGGTGATTCCGGGTCGTTCGGCGGCCCCCTGGACGAGCTCCCCGATCCGGGTCGATGCGTAAATTGCTTGCGGCGCACCGAAAACGTCCACGCTGACGGCCGCGCACACGGTCTGCCACTCCACCAGCCGACCCAGCCGCTCACCGCAGACCGAGGCGTACGCCTCGGCCAACGGCGAACCTTGGATCAGGCTCGCGCCTTCCTTGGGTCCCAGTACGAACGGCACCACGCCGCGGCTCGCCAACGCCTCCGCCGCCGGGATTTCGACGCCGTCCTCCAGAACAGTGCCAATCCCGAGAAAGGTCTGAAATGCGTGCGCCAGCGGGATAATTTCGCCCGCACTGCCGAGGCTGTCGCGCGGAACCGCCGGAAGGAA
This sequence is a window from Amycolatopsis benzoatilytica AK 16/65. Protein-coding genes within it:
- a CDS encoding ABC transporter permease; the protein is MSFFAQLSQWLADPNRWSWTDPAGIPFRTVQHLWFSALSLVIAMALTVPLALWLAHYRRGQFLASSAVNIGRAIPSFGLIILFWFLASRWGANTDFWPLLLALVALALPPLFTNTYAGVVQLEQEVVDAARGTGYREWQIMLRVELPLASPVIVAAARVAFLQLVATVAIGAIVNDGGGLGRYIVDGFALGEQGHGEIFGGGLAVVILALVCEGVFALLTKLATPRGLALQQARRSS
- a CDS encoding aromatic amino acid lyase: MDLRRRREEMLAALGTGGPVYGVNTGMGRLAQTVLTPEQQASHQRNLLIGRAVGGPPWLSAELTRALLRARVRGFRRGDAAVSPELIEFLQDRLDDGFLPAVPRDSLGSAGEIIPLAHAFQTFLGIGTVLEDGVEIPAAEALASRGVVPFVLGPKEGASLIQGSPLAEAYASVCGERLGRLVEWQTVCAAVSVDVFGAPQAIYASTRIGELVQGAAERPGITQAPISLRVGPRVLDYLAKTAGELEETLRESEATPSDSPAFLDGRFVPTTGYHAVELGLRMDAAKAALIHAAEVSVQRLHRLLDPQFSGLPAQLAVDPGPQAGLTPLHKRAAGELHAMRRLAAPATLGSLDTSAGQEDVQAFASRAGVELEETIDRFFAITASELIAARQARYLKGTGAPRLADVYGWLADRIEPAVVDRSLGPEIERLAAACRDWPGRFSSASRVTSSGGPAATPGHEA
- a CDS encoding ABC transporter permease; this encodes MHASGATPLLADSSRPLFEWRWVERNADAIVQRLGEHIALTATALGIGLVLSLVLATLCLRYSWFYPFVVGTAGALYVIPSLGAFALLVPLLGFSFATAVIPLATYTLLILIRNIVTGVQQVPAEVREAAIGMGFTPRRLLWQVELPLALPVVIAGLRVAAVTTIGLVTVTSLLGMGGLGYFIRAGIQTTIPNPSPIIVGVVLSIALAVLVDLLLWLGERALAPWARRVR